One stretch of Candidatus Sulfotelmatobacter sp. DNA includes these proteins:
- the mutY gene encoding A/G-specific adenine glycosylase: MSRSSRVSRSSLPSLPQLAPRVVAALRRRLLAWYARHARKLPWRSTRDPYAIWVSEVMLQQTQVATVVPYYHRFLDRFPSLESLAAARLDRVLSAWAGLGYYRRARFLREAARLVARDHAGRVPDDPEAFSRLPGVGRYTAGAVLSIAFDQKTPVLDGNVARVLARLFGLPLGVRDPRQARALWELAGRLLPMREPGNWNQALMELGAVVCLPRSPRCGECPLARTCVALRTRRVDELPPPAARRTAVRVRRALALLAWRGRWLVERRSGDLLDGLWEPPGVELADGAVAGPALRARLRRLGMRARLVDTGRSVRHAITHRRIEVEVWEGSLRNAPARRPELRLIDAREPAVPLTALAARVLRISAAGALLGVGALLTGCAPAIRLKEPKPAAMTAPAERLSVATVPVTVELEPLRAAIDSAIPSLDDGWKAWEATGSNFKYQHYERRDPVTLTAAGATLIVTATVHFAVRGCVTASKGGPCLFSAGCGDTAAGHLKTAQAILESDVAVQPDWWIQSKCAPPRLQIDPCPVTAAQIDLSGLLRTSLTDWLSGQLNQLDRGIELRSRAQLRPTADSAWAALQRPMAVRPGIWLTLAPKALGVSSLEGEGARVTLNAQLVFEPTVIETATRPSAGTDSLPRLSAISDPPGLHIRVVGDLALATVADSLRRQLQHREFEWKGQKLRVGDVRVGGAGSTLVVAVEVSGAARGTVYLSGVARYDSLTDAVSIQNLRYSIDSPHLSVRLADLIGHSLIREAIEKRASWPMRSRLEELREGLSRALNRTAGRYELSGAVSSITPQAVLVEGERLRVYADLEGWLRVRVRA, encoded by the coding sequence GTGTCGCGTTCCTCTCGAGTCTCGAGATCCTCACTTCCGTCGCTGCCGCAGCTCGCTCCGCGGGTCGTCGCGGCGCTCCGCCGCCGCCTGCTCGCCTGGTATGCCCGCCACGCTCGCAAGCTTCCCTGGCGCTCGACCCGCGATCCCTATGCGATCTGGGTTTCGGAGGTCATGCTCCAGCAGACTCAGGTGGCCACCGTCGTCCCTTACTACCATCGTTTTCTCGATCGCTTCCCGTCGCTCGAATCCCTCGCGGCCGCCCGGCTCGATCGCGTGCTCTCCGCCTGGGCCGGGCTCGGCTACTACCGCCGCGCGCGCTTCCTGCGTGAGGCGGCCCGGCTCGTGGCGCGCGATCACGCCGGGCGAGTTCCCGACGACCCGGAGGCGTTTTCCCGCCTGCCGGGGGTCGGCCGTTACACCGCCGGGGCGGTCCTCTCCATAGCTTTCGACCAAAAAACGCCGGTTCTGGACGGGAATGTGGCGCGCGTGCTGGCGCGCCTCTTCGGCCTCCCGCTGGGCGTCCGCGATCCGCGCCAGGCGCGAGCCCTCTGGGAGCTGGCCGGGCGACTCCTTCCGATGCGAGAGCCCGGCAACTGGAATCAGGCCTTGATGGAGCTGGGAGCGGTGGTTTGTCTGCCGCGATCGCCGCGATGCGGCGAATGCCCGCTCGCCCGAACCTGCGTGGCGCTGCGCACCCGCCGGGTCGATGAGCTACCGCCGCCGGCGGCGCGGCGGACCGCGGTGCGGGTGAGGCGAGCGCTCGCGCTGCTCGCGTGGCGCGGTCGCTGGCTGGTGGAGCGGCGCTCCGGCGATCTCCTCGACGGCCTGTGGGAGCCGCCCGGCGTGGAGCTCGCCGACGGTGCCGTCGCCGGCCCGGCCTTGCGCGCGCGATTGCGCCGGCTGGGGATGCGCGCGCGTCTGGTCGATACGGGCCGGTCGGTGCGTCACGCCATCACCCACCGCAGGATCGAGGTAGAAGTGTGGGAGGGATCGCTCCGGAACGCGCCCGCGCGACGGCCCGAGCTGCGGCTGATCGACGCCCGCGAACCCGCCGTCCCGCTCACGGCGCTCGCGGCGCGCGTGCTGCGCATCTCCGCGGCCGGCGCGCTGCTCGGTGTGGGCGCGCTTCTCACCGGCTGCGCGCCCGCGATCCGGCTCAAGGAGCCGAAGCCCGCGGCGATGACGGCGCCCGCCGAACGGCTCTCGGTGGCCACCGTGCCGGTGACGGTGGAGCTCGAGCCGCTGCGCGCCGCGATCGACTCCGCGATCCCGTCGCTCGACGACGGCTGGAAGGCCTGGGAAGCGACCGGATCGAACTTCAAGTACCAGCACTACGAGCGCCGCGATCCAGTCACGCTCACGGCCGCGGGGGCGACGCTCATCGTCACCGCGACCGTCCACTTCGCCGTGCGCGGCTGCGTGACGGCGAGCAAGGGCGGCCCGTGCCTGTTCAGTGCTGGCTGCGGCGACACCGCGGCGGGCCATCTCAAGACCGCGCAAGCGATCTTGGAATCCGATGTCGCGGTGCAGCCCGACTGGTGGATCCAGTCGAAGTGCGCGCCGCCGCGCTTGCAGATCGACCCCTGTCCGGTCACGGCTGCCCAGATCGATCTCTCGGGGCTGCTCCGCACCAGCCTCACCGATTGGTTGTCCGGGCAGCTGAACCAGTTGGATCGTGGCATCGAGCTGCGGTCGCGGGCGCAGCTCAGGCCAACCGCCGATTCGGCCTGGGCCGCGCTTCAGCGGCCAATGGCGGTGCGGCCGGGAATCTGGCTGACGCTCGCCCCGAAGGCGCTGGGAGTGTCGTCGCTCGAGGGCGAAGGGGCTCGAGTCACCCTGAACGCTCAGCTCGTTTTCGAGCCGACCGTGATCGAGACCGCGACGCGCCCCTCGGCCGGGACCGACAGCCTGCCCCGGCTGAGCGCGATCTCCGACCCACCCGGACTTCACATCCGCGTGGTCGGCGACCTCGCGCTTGCCACCGTCGCGGACTCGCTGCGGCGCCAGCTGCAACACCGGGAGTTCGAATGGAAGGGCCAGAAGCTCCGCGTCGGCGACGTGCGCGTGGGCGGCGCGGGCTCGACCCTGGTCGTCGCAGTCGAGGTGTCGGGCGCGGCGCGCGGCACGGTGTACCTCTCGGGAGTCGCGCGGTACGACTCGCTCACCGACGCCGTCTCCATTCAGAATCTGCGTTACTCGATCGACTCGCCGCATCTGTCGGTGCGGCTCGCCGATCTGATCGGGCACTCGCTGATTCGCGAGGCGATCGAGAAGCGCGCCAGCTGGCCGATGCGATCGCGCCTCGAGGAGCTGCGCGAGGGCCTTTCGCGCGCGCTCAACCGCACCGCCGGGCGCTACGAGCTGAGCGGCGCGGTCAGCAGCATCACCCCGCAGGCCGTGCTGGTGGAGGGCGAGCGGCTCAGGGTGTACGCGGACCTGGAAGGCTGGCTGCGGGTCCGCGTGCGCGCGTGA
- a CDS encoding transglutaminase-like domain-containing protein — protein sequence MIPTDPIRQDFIRSVERPEPAMDLARTALIVAAESDPNVDVDGVLHTLDSWADELRRRLDPDWNNLQKLARLRAYLFEELGFAGERRDYYNPNNSLLHQVMKSRRGIPLTLAIVFMELGWRLGIPFEGVGFPGHFMVRLTGEPGDLILDPFEHGCSVHEEDLRRILQEVGGGALEFHEDLVASVGKRDIIRRLLNNLKGAYLRAGDDQHALAAVERLLLMLPGDAHETRDAGLLLYRLQRYGQALEKLEAYLATKPDPTDIDSVRAHVKELRQKLAEMN from the coding sequence ATGATTCCGACTGATCCCATTCGCCAGGATTTCATTCGCAGCGTCGAGCGTCCCGAGCCGGCCATGGATCTCGCCCGTACCGCGCTGATCGTCGCCGCGGAGTCCGATCCCAACGTCGACGTGGACGGCGTGCTGCACACGCTCGACAGCTGGGCCGACGAGTTGCGCCGACGCCTCGATCCCGATTGGAACAATCTGCAGAAGCTCGCGCGACTGCGCGCCTACTTGTTCGAGGAGCTGGGCTTCGCGGGCGAGCGCCGAGACTACTACAACCCCAACAACTCGCTGCTCCACCAGGTCATGAAGAGTCGTCGCGGCATTCCGCTCACGCTCGCCATCGTTTTCATGGAGCTCGGCTGGCGGCTCGGCATTCCCTTCGAGGGCGTCGGGTTTCCCGGGCACTTCATGGTGCGACTGACCGGCGAACCGGGCGACCTGATCCTCGATCCGTTCGAGCACGGCTGCTCGGTTCACGAGGAGGATCTGCGGCGCATCCTGCAGGAGGTGGGCGGCGGCGCGCTCGAATTTCACGAGGATCTAGTGGCGTCGGTGGGCAAGCGCGACATCATCCGCCGGCTCCTCAACAATCTGAAGGGGGCCTATCTCCGCGCCGGCGACGATCAGCACGCGCTGGCGGCGGTCGAGCGGCTGCTCCTGATGCTACCCGGCGACGCTCACGAGACGCGCGACGCCGGCCTGCTGCTCTACCGGCTCCAGCGCTACGGTCAGGCGCTCGAGAAGCTCGAGGCATATCTGGCGACAAAGCCCGACCCCACCGACATAGATTCGGTGCGCGCACACGTCAAGGAGCTCCGCCAGAAGCTGGCCGAGATGAACTAG